TTGTCCCTTAAAATAGAAAAATACAAAGTACTGCCCCTATCGGCAAATAAAACCTTTTCATTTAGCTCTCTTATGTTTTTAATTTTTTCACCATCTACGCTGATAATTTCATCATTAACCAAAAACTGCCCTGTTTTTCTGACATTGCTGACATAAATTTTATCATCACGCACTTCAAAATCCGCGCCAATATCTCCCCAATACACATCATTATACTTCATAAAATGCTTTAAATAACGATTTCCAATAAATGCGCCATTATTAAGAGAAATTCCGACCATATTACAACACGGAGTATTTAACTGCCCTATTTTAGTTTTAAAATCAAGCTGATCTTTTTCGTCAATATTTTGAGCCAAATATTTCAAATGTCCTATAAAAGGGGTATTAGCATCTAAAATCCCCACCCAATCATTGCGTGTTAAATTTTGCTCATCTGTCATTTTTGCTGGAATTAAACTAAAATCAGTTCTTACAAGGTATAAATTTAAAAAAGGATCGTATTTAACATATTTATTTAATTTTTTACTAGGACTTTTCACAACAGCAAGCAAATTTTCACTTAAAGCAAAGGCATTCATTCCTTCATAATTTAAAATACTCGCCTTATTTTTCTCAAAACAAGTGATAAAATCTTCCATTCTAGGTCTTTCAATCCCAAAAGCAAAAACAACAACAAACAAAGATAATAAAGCACCTTTGATTAAATTTGTTCTCATAGTTTCATACCTCCTAAAACATCGCTTGCTATGTTATTACGATTTTGCGCCACCATAGCCAAAACATCATTAATCGCAGAGATAAGTAAAATTTGCAAAGATTCTTTATCCTCAAGCAAAGAATCATCAATACTCACATCGATAATTTCGCCTTTGCCATTTGCACTTACTTTTACAAGCCCAGCACCACTTTTTGCACTAAATTCACGATTTGCAAGCTCTAATTCTATGCTTTTTGCTTTTTCTTGCACTTGATTTAAAAGCTCCCCCATTTTAGAAAAATCCATATTTTCAAACATCATATTCCTTATTTTTGATTTAAAATTTCATTGACGATTATTTTATCACTAAAAGGATATTTTACTCCTTTAATTTCTTGAGTGTCCTCATCGCCTTTACCCAAAATAACGACAAATTCATCATTTTTGCGCATTTTTAAAGCCATTTCAATAGCTTTTTTTCTATCCGCCTCGATAAATACATTTTCATCGACCTTTATCCCAGATAAAATATCATTAATGATATCCAAAGGCTCTTCACTGCGTGGATTGTCGCTTGTAATAATTAGCGTTTTGGCATAATGTTTTGCAATTTTTCCCATCAAAGGGCGTTTGCTTTTATCTCTATCACCACCTGCGCCAAAAACAACAATGAGTTTTTTATTTTTAAGTGCGTCAAGGACTTTTTCAATGCCATCTGGCGTGTGTGCAAAATCAACGATTACCCCTTCTGCTACAACTTCCATTCTGCCACAAACCCCACCAAAACCACTAATAGCTTTTTCTAAATCTTTTAAATTAGGACTTACAAGCTCATTAACACAAGCACTTGCGGCTAAAAGATTATAAAGATTAAAAAGTCCCACAAGGGAAGAATCTATATGGAAAGTTTGATCTTTTGCCATCACAACTGCGCTAATTCCACTCTCTAAAGAATAAGCTTTGATATGATACAAAGCCGGATTTTCTATGCCATAAGTAAAAGAATTTCTAACATTAAATTTAATTGCTTGTGTGTCTTTGTTGATAAATTTCAAGCTTTCATCGGTAAAAAAGCTTTCTTTTGCTAGTTTATAATTTTCAAAAGTTTTATGAAAATCTAAATGATCTTGAGTGATATTGGTGAAAATTTTGGCTGCGAATTTCAAGCCCTCGATGCGATTTTGAACCAAAGCATGAGAACTTACTTCCATAATGAAAAATTCACATTTTTTCTGTGTAGCAAGCTGTAAATACTCCAAAGTTTTAAGAATAGGCGAAGTGGTTAAGGATTTTTCATCAATTTTCTCATCATTCATAAAAGCCCCACGCGTCCCACAAAGGGCACATTTAAAGCCTAAATCAAGCAAAATCGAGTAAATCGCAGCCGCAGTTGTGGTTTTGCCATTAGTGCCTGTAATGCCTATGATTTTAATGTTTTCATCAATTTCAAGCATTTTTTTGGCTTTTTCTATATCGATAATGTTTGCACCATTTTGCCTAGCTTGATTCACAAATTTTGCATTTTGTGCTGTGCTGAGAAAAAAACAGTCTTTTTGGCATTCTAAAGAATTATCTGTGATGAAGGTATTTTTATAATTTATTATCACTTTTATATCCTTTAAGGCGTTCTTGAAGTTTTATAAATCTTGCGTGGTTTGAAAAATGTGGCAAAACACTTTCTATATAATTTAAAGTCATTTCGATATAGCCATTATCAAGTAATTTCTCTAAAAATTCTATGAAATCTTCTCTATCGCTTATGATGAGTTTTCCTGA
This genomic interval from Campylobacter sp. CCS1377 contains the following:
- a CDS encoding PDZ domain-containing protein, with translation MEDFITCFEKNKASILNYEGMNAFALSENLLAVVKSPSKKLNKYVKYDPFLNLYLVRTDFSLIPAKMTDEQNLTRNDWVGILDANTPFIGHLKYLAQNIDEKDQLDFKTKIGQLNTPCCNMVGISLNNGAFIGNRYLKHFMKYNDVYWGDIGADFEVRDDKIYVSNVRKTGQFLVNDEIISVDGEKIKNIRELNEKVLFADRGSTLYFSILRDNQDVNVSAVVFNKDLSKFNLPNSKPKPKISSFRSNLGLSVNSNLVITKVETNSKADSAGFLVGDKILRVNNQIINDFKQLQNILAQGNDFNVLVQRSSKKLPVGKLDSSQGDGQFQFFIRLVK
- a CDS encoding YbaB/EbfC family nucleoid-associated protein — protein: MFENMDFSKMGELLNQVQEKAKSIELELANREFSAKSGAGLVKVSANGKGEIIDVSIDDSLLEDKESLQILLISAINDVLAMVAQNRNNIASDVLGGMKL
- a CDS encoding UDP-N-acetylmuramoyl-L-alanyl-D-glutamate--2,6-diaminopimelate ligase: MIINYKNTFITDNSLECQKDCFFLSTAQNAKFVNQARQNGANIIDIEKAKKMLEIDENIKIIGITGTNGKTTTAAAIYSILLDLGFKCALCGTRGAFMNDEKIDEKSLTTSPILKTLEYLQLATQKKCEFFIMEVSSHALVQNRIEGLKFAAKIFTNITQDHLDFHKTFENYKLAKESFFTDESLKFINKDTQAIKFNVRNSFTYGIENPALYHIKAYSLESGISAVVMAKDQTFHIDSSLVGLFNLYNLLAASACVNELVSPNLKDLEKAISGFGGVCGRMEVVAEGVIVDFAHTPDGIEKVLDALKNKKLIVVFGAGGDRDKSKRPLMGKIAKHYAKTLIITSDNPRSEEPLDIINDILSGIKVDENVFIEADRKKAIEMALKMRKNDEFVVILGKGDEDTQEIKGVKYPFSDKIIVNEILNQK